ACAAGGGTTCCCTCCTTGTCCTCAACTCCAGGTAAATTCTTGTTTCCATAATTCCATGCAATGATATTTTAGTCTTTTTTGCTTTTTGCTTTTTCTTGTTtcaatatttatttattttcatgaTTCAATTTTAATAAATTTCAAGTCTTTGTATGTGTTTCCTGCTTTTATATGTGAAAATTCAGCCTTTAGTTTTCATTTGTGTTAATTCCATGAATTTTTTACGAGTAATTGACTTATTCATGTTCTCTGTACAATAATTACTCTTCAAATTCTGACTACCGTGCTCTATTAACGTGATTTAATGTTGGAAATTTATTGTGTTTGAGACTCAACTTGTGTTATGACTACCTTACCTGTAGACTGGTCACTCTCGACATGGATTATATGATGGACTTGAAGTTTGACGAGGAAAAGGCAGGTGAACTGGGTTGTTTTGGAACATATCTATTTGAGGTTTTCAATGTAAGGATCAACCAAAAAATAGAGGTCTATGGTACTTTTAGAGTTGAAGATGAATATGGTACCTTGGATTTCTATAACAAACTGCCAATGGATTGTCATTCTGTCCATCCAAATAGTAGCTTACTATCTCTTACGCAGCCGCCTCGCCTAATCCCTGCTGGTGGTACAATTACTCTTTCTTTAGATCTCAAGGACAAGTATGGTATTGAATTCGTTAAAGGATCATTTACTTTGGATCTTGCCGATGAAAAGAACGCTGACATTTTTAATAAATATCGAATGGCTCGTATTGATGGGAATGTGGGATCAGCATCAGTATATTACACACTGCCTCTTGTTGCCCTTAGATCCAGAATTGAAATTCAACTCATCAAAGGCGACAAGGGTATCGGCCATTCTGATGTGGAAGGAAAAATTGTTGCTCGTTATGGAAACGATTATGACAattgtgatgatgatgatgaagtgaAGCCATATTCGTGGTTCACACTTTATGAGACAACAGCCAACGATATAAGTTTGCAACTCAAAGATAAGGATCTACTCCCTCTTTCGAGGCCATTTGTGGTTGTGCCTGCCCGTTGCTTTATAATAATTGAAATGGACTTGAAGTTTCATCATTCAGATGGTGACACAGACCATCTGAAAGGTTATGAAATTCAAACTCTTGCATGCCCATATGACGGGCTTTTCCGAGATATTAAACTGAATAATGCAACTTTGAAAGTATCAGTTACTTTTTCTGCTGAAGAACCCTGCTCCTGGTAGGGGTTTTATGTCTTGGGGAGTATCTTTATCTTTTTTTATGAATCCTGTAACCAAGTTGAATCTGATTTGCGCAGTCAGGTGTCAGAAATTAATCTAATTATTAGATAAGATCTGTAGTTTGCTTTAATTTATGCATTTGTACTCCGTTTAGCTGTATGAAAACATTAATATTATGATAAGAATGAATGTGTTCTATAAGCCTCTGGTAATTCATCATTTCTCTAGTTTTCCATTCGTTTAGATGTCTTCCCTATACACTGTTTCCACTGAATAACTGCGTCAGTGTTTGACGTCGCATACCCAATGCCCATGAATCCATGACAGATGATTGAAAACAATACTCATGGACTAAACAAACAACTAAAAGCTTTGCTCACTAATGTAATTACTCCgtaaggatttttctaaaatgtgTCCAATAAGCACGGGTTAAGATGTTAATAATTGAAAGATTTAAATCAATGCATCATGAGGAATTAAAAATCAAACTCATTATTACCGTACTTAGAGaattattgatgtaaattttccTTTATTACCAATTTTAACATGTGACTATTGGGCACTCAGATGGGTTTCTCACGAGAAAATGTGAGATAAATTAGTGTATCAGAAATTCAGAACTAGAAGTGTAGTTAGTATGCGACAATCATCTCGTTCATGTTGTGCGTACAACTTAGGCTTGTATTTGGATAAAAGCTCTTCTGTAGGTTCGCTTTCTTTATGGTATTTGAACACCTGTTTTGCTGATCCAACTGCTCTGGATAGTTGTTTCAGTTTCTGTAAAACATATACTGTTTCATGAATGAGATTTTAACTCTGTTGATCCATATGGTACTGAATGGATGCCTGCCATAGTAACCATTTTTTCTCCAAATGGTACAGGGTTGAAACCAAATCTATTGGTACCGAACGGATTTCGTTCACAAACTAGGTTGTCTGACGTCTTTATTTATGTATCAAGAGGCATTCTTCTTTTTGTGTCAATGACAGTTTTGTTCTATAACTGGAGTATAGACAACAACTATAACAAGCGATGTTTTTATGTACACCGGGAGCATCACGAGCATGGTTTAGGAATGATATGCTACTAGCTAATTCAAATACGACACCACTCTCTGCTTAGAACGCATAAGTTCACATTTCATCCTTTCATTTATCTACCCTGCTATGTCAGGTGAAACATTCAGAAGGCAGAAAATTGTTATCGCATTGTCCATTACCTCTAAACGTATGAAAAAAAATAGAGTAATTAATTAAGATTAATTTAGACGCCCGACTACATAAATCAGATTTAACTTAGTAGCTGGACACATAAGAAGGGAACTCCGGAAGGCATAAAATCTACCGGTAAGAACGTCCAAAACCAAAAGTAACTCTTACTTTTAAAGTTGCATAATTCAGTTCAATCTCTTGACGATGCCCATCGTATATGCATGTTAGAGCTTGAATTTCAAAAGATTGAAGATGGTCTGACCGACCATCCGAATGATGAAACTCCAAGTCCATTTCAATAACAAGCAAGTGACGGGAAGGCACAACGACAGTTGACCTCGAAAGTGGGAGTATATCCTTATCCTTGAGCTGCAAAGGATTATCCTTGGATGTTGTCTCGTATAACAGGAACCTCGAATGTTTCTTCACTTCATAATCACTAGAATTATCATAACCATCTCCATAATAAGCAATAATTCTTCCTTCTTTCACATCAGAATGCCCCTTACCATTGTCGCTTTTAATGAGTCGAATTTCAACACGGGCAGTCAGGGCAACAAGAGGGATTGTGTAATAAACCAATGCCGATCCTACGCTCCCATTGATACGAGCCACAAGATATTTATCAAAAATATCACCGATGCTTTTATCCATAAGATCCAAGGTAAACGATCCGCTAACAAATTCATGACCATACTTGTCTTTTAGGTCTATGGAGAAAGTAATAGTGCCGTCAGCGGGGATTACCCGAGGTGGCTGCATAAGCGATAGGGCAGCATTATTTGGTGTGACGGACTCACAATCCACGGGTCTGTTATAGAAATAGTAGAAAGTACCCTGGTCATCTTCAATTCTAAATGTACCATAAACCTCTATATTTTTGTTAATCCTTACATTGATAACCTCGAAAAGAGATGTTCCAAAACAACCCTGGTCGCCGGCGTTTTCCCACTCAAACTCACCGCTCAAGTCGAAATCAATGTCGGAATCTACCATGTTGAGAAGCACCAATCTACACGTAAGGTAGACTTGAATTTATACGTATAATAAAATTCAAccatgaaaataaataaataaaagttgaaaCAAGATAAAGCAACCCTAAAATATCCATCAATATTAGGAGTATATTATTTTGGGTCGAATCTACCTTGTCCAAACTGACTTAAGCGGGTTGATGCGCTTAAATTAGTTTTTTTTGGGGGGTTCTAAAGGTTAGGACTTTGTTTCAAACAAAGGTCAGGGCTTGCTAATAGACCGGTTAAAAAATGACTTGATTTAAAATGCTCGAAAATAATCTGAGTATTATAGAAGGTGGGATAAAAGGTACGGAGTAGAAAGCAGATAGCAATCCTATTAAATATTACAGTTTCATCTTTACTGATATCATaaataatgaaataataaatttattataaaaaAGCGTGTTAATTTGGCATATAcgagtatattttaattttttccaGACGTAGAATTGTATAAACCTGACTTGTACGTAACCAGTAATtttcaaatcaaatttacacCCGACCTTCATATTTTACCCAAACATCCAATCTGTTTAATATGCCTATATTAGAGTTGATAATTAGTGGGTTTGGGTCTGACATAAATTGGCCTACACTTGAAAAAATTGTCTGGTGGACCTAGATTTATTTCCCGTGTGACATCAGAGCTGGCCAACAGCACAAGCTGCCCCAGCCCGCCCTGCGGACTCTTTCTGCTCACAACCAGGCCCGATCCGCCTATTTAGTGAAAAAAATTTACATAAACCCGCCAGACCGGCCTGGCCTCCACCCACCATGGGCTTGGCCCGGGTCAAACATATCCCAGCCCGGGCAAGCCTATCGCTCCCCTTGACTGGTTCAAGGCCTAGCCAAGTGAGCCCGGCCTGGCCCGAAAACAGCTCTACCCGTGTCCATTATAGTGGGGTTAGTTTGGTTGTTCATACCCGCCCATCAAAATAGGCGAGCCTACCCACAGACTAGTGGGGCTCAACTTCGAATACTTCGAAATTAGTTAGCTttttattactccctctgtcccggtcatttgttgtccttttccattttaaagtgtctcggtcaattgttgtcctttctattttaagaagaaACATGAtaagtaatttgatcatttacacacaatttattccacttgtcatttagtaattggctcccCTTTTATTGGTCTTTGtaccaaaatcaaaggacaacaaatgaccgggacggagtgAGTATATAAAGTTGGcatgtaaataaaaaaaaaataataagaaaatgTTTTATTTGGCGGGTCAGCCTATAAATATTGTTGTTAGTCCATATTCGCcattaattttatatttttatgACCAAACCTGCTTAAGTAGTAAGCCAAGTGTGACGGGTAAAACAAGCCGGCCCACAGTTAGATCAATCAGAAAGTTTGGGGAGAACCCAAAAAATTGTAGTTCGGTAATTCTGAAATAAATGTTCAAAAGGAAAGCCCTAATTTGTGTGCTCAAAAGGCGGCCTTCTaagggaaaaacaaacaacacctGGGTTTCAATTCGAGGTAGCTACGATTAAAATCCTTCCTAGTCTCTTCTAGTTTCAAATTTCCGACCttaattaaattattattatcataCATCTAATTTGATGACATTACATACGCTGCTGTTTACATGATCAAATTGCATCATTGCTTACTTTTTATTTGGTAGATTTGATTGCTGATCTTGTCATGCATGATATTAAAAGGGTCATCTGATGTCAGTCCAACTTTATGACTAATGTATGTGATGCAGATTAGTGATGAGTGATTTGGCGGAGGTTTTCTCAGTCCGTGTATTTAGCAAACATGGTCCTGTCAGCAGTGACGAACTATATGGGAGTATTGTCGTAAATGACCATCGTGGGGAAACTGTGTTCTTTAAGCGAACGGGAGGTCCTTCAGATGATTCTATTTTGCCAGATGGTTCCATATCTTTGACACCTGATCGTTGCACTAAAGGCGGACATTGGTCTATTAGGCTTAAGCTTTATCACAAGAAGGGTCAAAATGATCTTGAAATTTGCAAGGGTTTTTTCGCAATAAGCCATGCCGAGTATTGCTCATTGTATCGGAGACCAATGATTGGTATTCTTCATGGTAGAGACGGCCATGCTTTGGTCAACTTGGTAATGTTCACAAGCGCAGTACAAGCTACGGTGGAGGTTTCTTTAATTGCTGATGTTGGTTGTGCCTTGTATGGCCATATTTGTGCAGGGAATGATTTCGTCAAGTCTCGCAACCCTGGTGAGAAATATTTTCAGATCACTATGTTTAGTGTGTCAAAAGATAAGGCGTGTTACACGAATGGGAGCCATATCCCTTTATCAAGGTGTATGACGCCTGTCCCTCTAAAACGGAAACTTAGAATTGAAACAGAGTTGTTTGATCCGATAACTAATATGACAGTGGCCGTTGGCACTGCATCTTTTGTGGCTCGTCCCAATGGTAGTCAGACTGAAACTATTGGGTGCATTCAAATCAAGGTCACCTGGACTGAGGCATCCAACCCGTGAATGTAGCCTTGCCCAATCACTCCCTGTGGATCAAGACGACATTTGCTAGTTAATATTACCGTGTCATGTGTATTGTACCCCCTCCGTCTcatccatttgtttacatttttattctttgtgaagaatattttaattaaacataaacaaatgattgggacataAGAAATACTAGATTAGATAATTACATGCATGATTTAACGTGGACATATTCCTAACCTAAAATTTATTTTGAACTCAATTGTGGAGTCTCGCTAAGTGTAGGATTTCATGCGATCTATTATTCTAATATCTACCGTTTTTCTAATGTGTGTTCTTAATATTTCCACATTTAGGTTATTAATATATACCCTAATCACACATATTGGAAAAATCTTTATATTTAATATAATTATCTAATGTGTGTGGAACATATGAATTTGATTTACCTTTCCTCTTGAATTTGCGAAAAGAGAATGGGGTGGAGTCAAAAGGAGTGGGGTGatgtttattggttgaaatttaTTTGGGTGAAATTCTCAAGTGTCTCAGACTTAGGCTCTGTTTCGCAAAATTacttgaaaaggtagctgaaacctgaaaagttagctgaaaactgaaaaaccaactgaaacctgaaaagttaactgataaggtagctgaaaattaggagctgataaggtaactgattatataaaaatgtgtttggcaaactagttGAAAAGGTAGCTAATTTTGATAAAataacgtaaaaggatatgaaaattatttaatattatagaataaaggggtacaaaatggaaaataagt
The Silene latifolia isolate original U9 population chromosome 11, ASM4854445v1, whole genome shotgun sequence genome window above contains:
- the LOC141611517 gene encoding uncharacterized protein LOC141611517 produces the protein MDYMMDLKFDEEKAGELGCFGTYLFEVFNVRINQKIEVYGTFRVEDEYGTLDFYNKLPMDCHSVHPNSSLLSLTQPPRLIPAGGTITLSLDLKDKYGIEFVKGSFTLDLADEKNADIFNKYRMARIDGNVGSASVYYTLPLVALRSRIEIQLIKGDKGIGHSDVEGKIVARYGNDYDNCDDDDEVKPYSWFTLYETTANDISLQLKDKDLLPLSRPFVVVPARCFIIIEMDLKFHHSDGDTDHLKGYEIQTLACPYDGLFRDIKLNNATLKVSVTFSAEEPCSW
- the LOC141614784 gene encoding uncharacterized protein LOC141614784, which codes for MSDLAEVFSVRVFSKHGPVSSDELYGSIVVNDHRGETVFFKRTGGPSDDSILPDGSISLTPDRCTKGGHWSIRLKLYHKKGQNDLEICKGFFAISHAEYCSLYRRPMIGILHGRDGHALVNLVMFTSAVQATVEVSLIADVGCALYGHICAGNDFVKSRNPGEKYFQITMFSVSKDKACYTNGSHIPLSRCMTPVPLKRKLRIETELFDPITNMTVAVGTASFVARPNGSQTETIGCIQIKVTWTEASNP